A single window of Vigna unguiculata cultivar IT97K-499-35 chromosome 1, ASM411807v1, whole genome shotgun sequence DNA harbors:
- the LOC114180558 gene encoding peroxiredoxin-2E, chloroplastic — MAASLTTFSRLISSTTVSLLPPKTLSSKISIRLPARRHAKPLRFSSSSSSTITAAISVGNKLPEATFSYLDSDGEVKTTTVSELTKGKKAVLFAVPGAFTPTCSQKHVPGFVEKSGELKAKGVDTIACISVNDAFVMKAWKEDLKVNDEVLLLSDGNGTFTKAIGCELDLSDKPVGLGVRSRRYALLAEDGVVKLFNLEEGGAFTFSGAQDILDVL; from the coding sequence ATGGCTGCATCTCTAACCACATTCTCCAGGCTCATCTCTTCTACCACCGTCTCTCTCCTCCCTCCCAAAACCCTCTCTTCCAAAATCTCTATTCGCCTTCCCGCTCGCCGCCATGCCAAGCCCCTTAGATtctcctcttcctcctcctccaccaTCACCGCTGCCATCAGCGTCGGCAACAAGCTCCCGGAGGCAACCTTTTCCTACCTTGATTCAGATGGAGAGGTGAAGACGACGACAGTGTCGGAGTTGACGAAGGGGAAGAAGGCGGTGCTGTTCGCGGTGCCGGGCGCGTTCACTCCCACGTGCTCACAGAAGCACGTGCCGGGGTTCGTGGAGAAGTCGGGGGAGCTGAAGGCGAAGGGGGTGGACACCATTGCATGCATTTCGGTGAACGATGCTTTCGTGATGAAGGCTTGGAAGGAGGACCTGAAGGTTAACGACGAGGTGCTCTTGTTGTCCGATGGAAACGGAACGTTCACGAAAGCCATTGGGTGCGAGCTAGATCTCAGCGACAAGCCCGTTGGGTTGGGGGTTAGGTCTAGGCGCTACGCTCTCTTGGCTGAGGATGGGGTTGTGAAGCTCTTCAATTTGGAGGAAGGGGGTGCCTTCACTTTCAGCGGCGCTCAGGACATTCTCGATGTCCTTTGA